A stretch of the Streptomyces venezuelae genome encodes the following:
- a CDS encoding NAD(P)H-binding protein yields MKPVVVTGATGAVGRYVAHGLGSAGRLLVRDAGRAAALGLPGRVLVGDYREPEGLRRAFEGAGAVFAVTNNPLRPADDENIVAAARAAGVGHVVKVSWLGVADPGADDLVARWNREAEERLRASGLLWTVLRLRSPMSNALGWAAGVRAEGVVRALGGDAATAAVDPRDVAEVAVAAVRDPAAHAGRVYGLTGPVALSARQQTAELAAVLGRPLRFEELSEEQALAGWRRKLPEPVAQALLAAARRRADGAAASVLPTVAEVTGRAPGTFRGWAERCRGSFV; encoded by the coding sequence GTGAAGCCGGTGGTGGTGACCGGGGCGACGGGTGCGGTGGGCCGGTATGTGGCGCACGGGCTGGGGTCGGCCGGGCGGTTGTTGGTACGGGATGCGGGGCGGGCGGCGGCGTTGGGGCTGCCGGGCCGGGTGCTGGTGGGGGATTACCGGGAGCCGGAGGGGCTGCGGCGGGCGTTCGAGGGTGCGGGGGCGGTGTTCGCGGTGACGAACAATCCGCTGCGGCCGGCGGATGACGAGAACATTGTGGCTGCGGCCCGGGCGGCGGGGGTGGGGCATGTGGTGAAGGTGTCCTGGCTGGGGGTGGCCGATCCCGGTGCGGATGATCTGGTGGCCCGGTGGAACCGGGAGGCCGAGGAGCGGTTGCGGGCTTCGGGTCTGTTGTGGACGGTGCTGCGTCTGCGGTCGCCGATGTCGAACGCGCTGGGCTGGGCGGCCGGGGTGCGTGCCGAGGGCGTGGTGCGGGCGCTGGGCGGGGATGCGGCGACGGCTGCGGTGGATCCGCGGGATGTGGCGGAGGTGGCGGTGGCCGCGGTGCGGGATCCGGCGGCGCATGCGGGCAGGGTGTACGGGCTGACGGGTCCGGTCGCGTTGTCGGCCCGGCAGCAGACGGCGGAGCTGGCGGCGGTGCTGGGGCGTCCGCTGCGGTTCGAGGAGTTGTCGGAGGAGCAGGCGCTGGCGGGCTGGCGGCGGAAGTTGCCGGAGCCGGTGGCGCAGGCGTTGCTGGCAGCGGCCCGGCGGCGGGCGGACGGGGCGGCGGCGTCGGTGCTGCCGACGGTGGCGGAGGTGACGGGCCGGGCTCCGGGCACGTTCCGCGGGTGGGCGGAGCGGTGCCGGGGGAGCTTCGTGTAG
- a CDS encoding ScbR family autoregulator-binding transcription factor produces the protein MVQRTVKQDRALRTRAALIQAGAEVFGEQGFAGASVTRIAERAGMTLGAMYFHFPSKEALAREIVRSQPDLVSPPLPSEGLQHAVDVTLTWAYQLLTDALLFAGARLVMEQDHFIAREENSHRQWTALLTDDFRLAVKRRELRRSVDVEALARLIVNACTGAQMHSHMETGREDLPQRVEETWRLVLPAVAVPRAIEALQFGEERGRRL, from the coding sequence ATGGTGCAGCGGACCGTCAAGCAGGACCGCGCGTTGCGGACGAGGGCGGCGCTGATCCAGGCGGGTGCGGAGGTCTTCGGCGAGCAGGGTTTTGCCGGCGCGAGCGTGACGAGGATTGCCGAGCGGGCCGGGATGACGTTGGGGGCGATGTATTTCCACTTCCCTTCCAAGGAGGCGTTGGCGCGGGAGATCGTGCGGTCTCAACCGGACTTGGTGAGTCCGCCGTTGCCTTCGGAGGGGTTGCAGCATGCGGTGGATGTGACGCTGACGTGGGCGTATCAGCTGTTGACGGATGCGTTGCTGTTTGCGGGGGCGCGGCTGGTGATGGAGCAGGACCATTTCATTGCGCGGGAGGAGAACTCGCACCGGCAGTGGACGGCTCTGCTGACGGATGATTTCCGGCTGGCGGTGAAGCGGCGTGAGCTGCGCAGGTCGGTGGATGTGGAGGCGTTGGCGCGGCTGATCGTCAATGCGTGTACGGGTGCGCAGATGCATTCGCATATGGAGACGGGCCGGGAGGATCTGCCGCAGCGGGTGGAGGAGACGTGGCGGCTGGTGCTGCCGGCGGTGGCGGTGCCGCGGGCGATCGAGGCGTTGCAGTTCGGGGAGGAGCGGGGGCGTCGGCTGTGA
- a CDS encoding ScbA/BarX family gamma-butyrolactone biosynthesis protein, whose translation MTSTTATLTDPKQYVGKKHQDEVLVIGWQHHTATTQTVTVQWPAHHAFYTPAPGAHSPLLLTESIRQALALVCHTSYDIPVGHRMGWEHIRFHANPAALRTTGAPVRADLRVTHSAVTRRRLGSARLTAHVIASIGNTYAGSAEIHYSAHPAVIYDRLRGRYADAAQAFAQAPAPAEPVPAHRVGRSDPRDVTLTPTGAPNRFGLRVDTSHPVLFDHPHDHVPGMVLLEAAGQAVLATAGTAVTLTGFETDFHHYVEFDAPCTLTTAPAPPGLDHRPRTRVTAHQNNRQVFTTLIATVPAATVPAATGAVATDTAGTDTTGTGTAGTGTAADEAAAPTP comes from the coding sequence ATGACCAGCACCACTGCAACCCTGACCGACCCCAAGCAGTATGTCGGTAAGAAGCACCAGGACGAGGTCCTCGTCATCGGCTGGCAGCACCACACCGCCACCACCCAGACCGTCACGGTCCAATGGCCCGCCCACCACGCCTTCTACACCCCGGCCCCCGGCGCCCACAGCCCACTGCTGCTCACCGAGAGCATCCGCCAGGCCCTCGCGCTCGTCTGCCACACCTCGTACGACATACCCGTCGGCCACCGCATGGGCTGGGAACACATCCGCTTCCACGCCAACCCCGCCGCCCTGCGCACCACCGGCGCCCCGGTCCGGGCCGACCTCCGCGTCACCCACTCCGCCGTCACCCGCCGCCGCCTGGGCTCGGCCCGCCTGACCGCCCACGTCATCGCCTCCATCGGCAACACGTACGCCGGCTCCGCCGAAATCCACTACAGCGCGCACCCCGCCGTGATCTACGACCGCCTCCGCGGCCGGTACGCCGACGCCGCCCAGGCCTTCGCCCAGGCCCCCGCCCCCGCCGAACCCGTCCCCGCACACCGGGTCGGCCGCAGCGACCCCCGCGATGTCACCCTCACCCCCACCGGCGCCCCGAACCGCTTCGGGCTCCGCGTGGACACCAGCCACCCGGTCCTCTTCGACCACCCGCACGACCACGTGCCGGGCATGGTCCTCCTCGAAGCCGCCGGCCAGGCCGTCCTCGCCACGGCAGGCACCGCCGTGACGCTCACCGGCTTCGAAACGGACTTCCACCACTACGTCGAATTCGACGCACCCTGCACCCTCACCACCGCCCCCGCCCCGCCGGGCCTGGACCACCGCCCCCGCACCCGGGTCACGGCACACCAGAACAACCGGCAGGTCTTCACCACCCTGATCGCCACGGTGCCGGCCGCCACGGTGCCGGCCGCCACCGGGGCAGTCGCCACCGATACGGCCGGCACCGATACGACCGGTACCGGGACGGCCGGCACCGGAACAGCCGCCGACGAGGCAGCGGCTCCCACTCCCTAG
- a CDS encoding multicopper oxidase family protein, translating to MSTSRRELLKLAVATGGALTASGLLVHRTSVADDRGAAVPAAATVGRAPVATPFQVAMPVPRVLRPQWMSGTTDYYSLPVKEASVEILPGLSTPVLTYGGTFPGPTIKARSRRRTVVSQRNHTPNGTSMHLHGAVTDPENDGGPMDLIATGADRKYTYLNPQVAATLWYHDHAHHKEAEHVYRGMAGVYQLTDANEESLPLPRGAYDVPIVIRDIALNEDGTLFFDHAFFTRQQILVNGKPQPYFKVDARKYRLRVINGSNLRPFDLKLSDGGEFVQIASDRGLLPAPYTTSRLPLSPGERADIIVDFSRYAAGTSVVLENTLLASPTTKEIMRFDVGRKVPDFSSVPARLAQLPATEEPVNTRTFEMKMDAAGTGYMNGKVWDENRVDTTVRWGDTEIWEIKNLDPQVPHNFHIHLVDFRVLDINGVPPVPGEAGLKDTVRVMPGQTVRILVSFRTPYAGRYYYHCHLIDHSAMGMMANLDIVR from the coding sequence ATGTCCACCTCGCGGCGTGAGCTGCTCAAGCTCGCAGTGGCCACCGGAGGCGCGCTCACCGCCAGCGGCCTGCTCGTCCACCGGACCTCGGTGGCCGATGACCGCGGTGCCGCGGTGCCTGCGGCGGCGACCGTCGGGCGCGCGCCCGTGGCCACGCCGTTCCAGGTGGCGATGCCGGTTCCGCGGGTGCTGCGCCCCCAGTGGATGAGCGGCACCACGGACTACTACAGCCTGCCGGTCAAGGAGGCGTCGGTGGAGATCCTGCCCGGCCTCTCCACCCCCGTGCTGACCTACGGCGGTACCTTCCCCGGGCCGACCATCAAGGCGCGGTCCCGTCGCCGTACGGTCGTCAGCCAGCGCAACCACACGCCGAACGGGACGTCCATGCACCTGCACGGTGCGGTGACGGACCCGGAGAACGACGGCGGGCCGATGGATCTGATCGCGACGGGTGCCGACCGCAAGTACACCTATCTCAACCCGCAGGTGGCGGCGACGCTCTGGTACCACGACCACGCCCACCACAAGGAGGCCGAGCACGTCTACCGGGGGATGGCCGGGGTCTACCAGCTGACCGATGCCAACGAGGAGTCGCTGCCGCTGCCGCGGGGTGCGTACGACGTGCCGATCGTGATCCGGGACATCGCGCTCAACGAGGACGGCACGCTCTTCTTTGACCACGCGTTCTTCACCCGGCAGCAGATCCTGGTGAACGGCAAGCCCCAGCCGTACTTCAAGGTGGACGCCCGCAAGTACCGGCTGCGGGTGATCAACGGGTCGAACCTGCGGCCGTTCGATCTGAAGCTGTCGGACGGCGGGGAGTTTGTGCAGATAGCCTCCGACCGGGGTCTGCTGCCCGCTCCGTACACGACGTCGCGGCTGCCGTTGTCACCGGGCGAGCGGGCGGACATCATCGTCGACTTCTCCCGCTATGCGGCGGGCACCAGTGTGGTGCTGGAGAACACGCTGCTCGCGTCTCCGACGACGAAGGAGATCATGCGGTTCGACGTGGGCCGCAAGGTGCCCGACTTCAGTTCGGTGCCGGCCCGGCTGGCGCAGCTGCCGGCGACCGAGGAGCCGGTGAACACGCGGACCTTCGAGATGAAGATGGACGCGGCCGGTACGGGCTATATGAACGGGAAGGTGTGGGACGAGAACCGGGTCGACACCACGGTGCGGTGGGGTGACACGGAGATCTGGGAGATCAAGAACCTGGATCCGCAGGTTCCGCACAACTTCCACATCCACCTGGTGGACTTCCGGGTGCTGGACATCAACGGTGTGCCGCCGGTGCCGGGTGAGGCGGGTCTGAAGGACACGGTGCGGGTGATGCCCGGTCAGACGGTGCGGATCCTGGTGTCGTTCAGGACGCCGTATGCCGGGCGGTACTACTACCACTGCCACCTGATCGACCACTCGGCGATGGGGATGATGGCGAACCTCGACATCGTCCGCTAG